In Planctomycetia bacterium, one DNA window encodes the following:
- a CDS encoding ABC transporter ATP-binding protein, translating to MPSANPHAANPTIDVQGLVKSYGALRAVAGVNLRVEAGSIFGFLGPNGAGKTTTIRILLGLLRATDGSARVLGLDAWRQSTEIRRHVGYLPGDVRFYDWMRGRTFLSFCNRARGGGCEAEIRRLCDRFHLDLSRRIRDYSRGMKQKLGVIQALMHRPEVLILDEPTTALDPLVQQTVYEELRAAAGEGRTVLFSSHTLSEVELLCDRVAIIRAGRIIEDSSISELRQRALRRVELRLKQGALREDLIPHGFTPRPSVDGVICGSWAGSVEELLRWLSTLDVADVTIGAPDLEDLFATYYEEAPRA from the coding sequence ATGCCCTCTGCGAATCCTCACGCCGCCAACCCGACGATCGATGTTCAGGGTCTCGTGAAATCCTACGGCGCGCTTCGGGCCGTAGCGGGTGTGAATCTGCGCGTCGAGGCCGGTTCGATCTTCGGCTTTCTCGGACCGAACGGCGCGGGCAAGACGACGACGATTCGAATTTTGCTCGGATTGCTTCGGGCGACCGATGGCTCGGCGCGCGTGCTCGGGCTGGACGCATGGCGACAAAGCACCGAGATTCGCCGGCACGTCGGGTATCTGCCCGGCGATGTTCGGTTCTACGACTGGATGCGCGGGCGCACATTTTTGAGTTTCTGCAATCGGGCGCGAGGCGGCGGCTGTGAGGCCGAGATTCGCCGCTTGTGTGATCGGTTTCATCTTGATCTCTCGCGCCGCATTCGTGATTACTCGCGCGGGATGAAACAGAAGCTCGGCGTGATCCAGGCGCTGATGCATCGGCCGGAGGTGTTGATTCTCGACGAGCCGACGACGGCACTTGATCCGCTGGTGCAGCAGACGGTGTATGAGGAATTGCGTGCGGCGGCGGGAGAGGGGCGCACGGTGCTGTTTTCCAGTCACACGTTGAGCGAAGTGGAGCTGCTCTGCGATCGCGTCGCGATCATCCGCGCCGGGCGGATCATCGAAGACAGTTCGATCAGCGAATTACGACAGCGCGCGCTGCGCCGCGTGGAGCTGCGATTGAAACAAGGCGCGCTTCGTGAAGACTTGATACCGCACGGGTTCACACCGCGTCCGTCGGTCGATGGCGTGATTTGCGGAAGCTGGGCGGGGTCCGTGGAGGAACTGCTTCGCTGGTTGTCGACACTGGACGTGGCTGATGTCACGATCGGCGCACCGGATTTGGAAGACTTGTTCGCGACGTACTACGAGGAGGCTCCGCGAGCATGA
- a CDS encoding rhomboid family intramembrane serine protease — protein MIPIRDDNPTAGTPVMTIALIVINVLVFFVELGQGQRMQEFIWKYGYVPAELTESRTDLRRAMIEDAPLQPATDQFGHRLVDPFGRPLARRVPLPFDEATALPAWMNIFTCMFLHGGWGHLLGNMLYLWIFGNNVEDRLGPLLFLVFYLATGLVGNLAHTLFDSGVVPLVGASGAISGLMGGYLLLFPHARVLALVPAGWYWFTVKLPAWIFLGVYVVLQNAFPVLGGFVSSGGSTSAVAYLAHLGGFVGGMAFIHLFPHRPLLHRARREISDEDADLVI, from the coding sequence ATGATCCCGATTCGAGATGACAATCCGACCGCGGGCACGCCGGTGATGACGATTGCCCTGATCGTCATCAACGTGCTCGTGTTCTTCGTCGAGCTGGGTCAAGGGCAGCGGATGCAGGAGTTCATCTGGAAATACGGCTATGTTCCGGCGGAACTGACGGAATCGCGCACGGATTTGCGACGCGCGATGATCGAGGACGCGCCGCTCCAGCCTGCAACAGATCAATTCGGCCATCGCCTGGTCGATCCGTTCGGTCGGCCGCTGGCGCGGCGTGTGCCGCTTCCGTTCGACGAGGCGACGGCGCTGCCGGCGTGGATGAATATCTTCACATGTATGTTTTTGCACGGCGGTTGGGGGCACTTGCTGGGCAACATGCTGTATCTGTGGATCTTTGGCAACAATGTTGAGGATCGCCTCGGCCCGCTGTTGTTCCTCGTTTTCTATCTGGCCACAGGCCTCGTCGGTAATTTGGCGCACACGCTATTCGACTCCGGCGTTGTCCCGCTGGTCGGCGCGAGCGGGGCGATCAGCGGCCTGATGGGCGGATACCTGTTGTTGTTCCCCCATGCGCGGGTGCTGGCGCTGGTGCCGGCAGGGTGGTATTGGTTCACCGTCAAGCTTCCGGCGTGGATATTCCTCGGTGTGTACGTTGTGCTTCAAAACGCCTTCCCGGTGCTGGGTGGTTTCGTCAGTTCGGGAGGCAGCACGAGCGCGGTGGCGTACCTGGCGCACCTGGGCGGCTTTGTCGGTGGCATGGCGTTCATTCACCTGTTTCCGCATCGCCCCTTGCTGCACCGTGCCCGGCGCGAAATCAGCGACGAAGACGCCGACCTCGTCATCTGA
- a CDS encoding MogA/MoaB family molybdenum cofactor biosynthesis protein: MFKAAVVTISDSRSAGSKEDRSGPAAAEVISSLGVEVVERRLTPDEAEQIADCIRSLIGRVNLIVTTGGTGIGPRDVTPEAIGPLLDRELPGFGEIMRTGGYAKTPMFDRTPLSILSRGGAGVIGQTLVVMLPGSVSGVRMGLELVGPAIRHALGVLTRTVTDCSAPAQGHE; this comes from the coding sequence ATGTTCAAGGCGGCGGTGGTCACGATTTCGGACAGTCGATCCGCGGGATCAAAGGAAGATCGCAGCGGTCCGGCTGCGGCCGAAGTGATCTCGTCACTCGGCGTCGAGGTCGTTGAGAGGCGATTGACCCCGGATGAGGCGGAGCAAATCGCTGATTGCATCCGATCCCTGATCGGCCGGGTCAATCTGATCGTTACGACCGGTGGGACGGGGATCGGCCCGCGCGACGTGACGCCTGAAGCCATAGGTCCGCTGTTGGATCGGGAGTTGCCTGGTTTTGGCGAGATCATGCGTACGGGGGGGTACGCCAAGACGCCCATGTTTGATCGCACACCGCTGTCGATCCTGTCGCGCGGGGGGGCCGGGGTGATTGGTCAGACACTTGTAGTCATGCTCCCGGGCAGCGTCAGCGGCGTGCGCATGGGACTGGAGCTGGTCGGGCCGGCCATCCGCCATGCGCTGGGGGTTCTCACCCGTACGGTCACGGACTGTTCCGCGCCTGCGCAGGGCCATGAATGA
- a CDS encoding HAMP domain-containing protein has translation MPRNSEMHWQGRFFKRVFLRLGALLCLGMLLVCAVTWQIMHRWLAGYTQDQIIKQAHLAKLTIDRQWPLDEPALQRECDHMHELTGLRLTVMAPDGRVLADSNANPSEMENHAKRPEMAAALAGRMGQDLRRSSSVGENFVYIAVPLIESGRLAAVVRVAAPAADIKRREEALIKWITIGLAIAIPLALLGAWVLSKALAQPVQRVSILARRLSTGDLQERVEVGGDDEIWQVAESLETMRENLLARVHEVQQQRKDLEVTVSHLEEGIITVDRAGLVLTANDAARRLLAVDSPLVGRLLTEQVTDEALQQMWNEAQAAGRNELHRELKRSKVRGAAQLSVTIIRVTEPSTPIAWLICIRDITALAQSAAMKTEFVANASHELRTPVASIRAAVETLNADGLDREMTQRFMSVIARNVERLQNLTEDLMDLNRVESESPDLSVRRFRPDEVFASVRSVFAEALRQKSVRLEIVNEVEALETDPRWLELVLKNLVDNAVKFVGIGGRIEIRCRHEGGMARLEVEDNGCGIPAGDLDRVFERFYQVDKSRRVGIGGTGLGLAIVKHAVHGMGGEVSIASEEGRFTRVSFTVPVAAVAV, from the coding sequence GTGCCGCGAAACTCCGAGATGCACTGGCAGGGGCGATTCTTCAAGCGCGTTTTCTTGCGCCTGGGGGCCCTCCTGTGCCTGGGCATGCTGCTGGTTTGCGCGGTGACCTGGCAGATCATGCACCGCTGGCTGGCCGGCTACACGCAGGACCAGATCATCAAGCAGGCGCACCTTGCGAAGTTGACGATTGACCGGCAATGGCCGCTCGACGAACCCGCGTTGCAGCGCGAATGCGACCACATGCACGAGCTTACGGGGCTTCGTCTCACCGTGATGGCGCCGGATGGTCGCGTGCTGGCGGATTCGAACGCGAATCCGTCGGAGATGGAGAATCACGCGAAGCGGCCGGAGATGGCTGCGGCGCTGGCGGGCCGCATGGGTCAGGACCTTCGCCGGAGCAGTTCGGTTGGAGAGAATTTTGTCTATATCGCGGTGCCGTTAATCGAAAGCGGTCGGCTGGCGGCCGTCGTTCGCGTGGCGGCGCCGGCGGCGGACATCAAGCGGCGCGAAGAAGCCTTGATTAAGTGGATCACGATCGGTCTGGCAATCGCCATTCCACTGGCACTGCTTGGGGCGTGGGTGTTGTCGAAGGCGTTGGCGCAGCCGGTGCAACGGGTGAGCATCCTGGCGCGGCGGTTGTCGACCGGTGATTTGCAGGAACGGGTGGAGGTAGGCGGGGACGACGAGATCTGGCAGGTGGCCGAGTCGTTGGAGACCATGCGGGAGAATCTGCTCGCGCGGGTGCATGAAGTTCAGCAGCAGCGGAAGGACCTGGAGGTCACGGTCAGTCACCTGGAGGAGGGGATCATCACCGTCGATCGTGCAGGGCTGGTCCTGACGGCCAACGATGCGGCGCGAAGATTGCTCGCGGTGGATTCCCCACTGGTGGGCCGCCTACTGACGGAGCAGGTTACCGATGAGGCCTTGCAGCAGATGTGGAACGAGGCCCAGGCGGCCGGTCGCAATGAACTGCACCGAGAACTGAAGCGAAGCAAAGTGAGGGGCGCAGCGCAATTAAGCGTCACGATCATTCGGGTGACCGAGCCATCGACGCCGATCGCGTGGCTGATATGCATTCGCGACATCACGGCGTTGGCGCAATCGGCGGCGATGAAGACGGAGTTTGTGGCGAACGCGTCGCACGAGTTGCGCACGCCAGTGGCCAGCATTCGCGCGGCCGTGGAGACGCTCAATGCCGACGGGCTGGACCGCGAGATGACGCAGCGGTTCATGTCCGTGATCGCGCGCAACGTCGAGCGGCTCCAGAATCTCACCGAAGACCTGATGGATCTGAACCGCGTCGAGTCCGAGTCGCCCGACCTCTCCGTTCGGCGGTTTAGGCCAGACGAAGTCTTCGCGTCGGTTCGCTCGGTGTTTGCCGAGGCATTGCGTCAGAAGAGCGTGCGGCTTGAGATTGTCAACGAGGTCGAAGCGCTGGAGACCGACCCGCGCTGGCTCGAGCTGGTGCTGAAGAATCTCGTGGACAACGCCGTCAAGTTCGTCGGGATCGGCGGCCGGATCGAGATTCGATGTCGTCACGAAGGCGGCATGGCCCGGCTGGAGGTTGAAGACAATGGCTGTGGCATTCCTGCCGGCGATCTGGATCGCGTCTTCGAGCGGTTCTATCAGGTCGACAAGTCCCGCCGCGTCGGCATCGGCGGCACCGGTCTGGGGCTTGCCATCGTCAAGCACGCGGTTCACGGCATGGGCGGCGAGGTCTCCATCGCCAGTGAAGAAGGCCGCTTCACGCGCGTCAGCTTCACCGTGCCGGTGGCGGCCGTGGCGGTGTGA
- a CDS encoding response regulator transcription factor → MTQSRVLVVDDERDLVELICFNLKRNQLVPMSCHDGNTALELARREKPDLIVLDLMLPQRNGREVASLLRADSATRHIPIIMLTALTAEHDIVTGLQIGADDYVTKPFSMEVLMARVAAVLRRRAGVTENETVLRAGAVTLDRARHVVEVEGQPIAVTLTEFRLLEALIAARARVLSRDQLMAKVMGPDIAVTDRTIDVHITSLRRKLGSCRDLVETVRGVGYRFADVWQGEPVEC, encoded by the coding sequence ATGACGCAATCACGAGTATTGGTTGTCGATGACGAGCGCGATCTGGTCGAACTGATTTGCTTCAACCTGAAGCGGAACCAACTGGTTCCCATGAGTTGCCACGATGGCAACACGGCGCTGGAGCTGGCTCGTCGTGAGAAACCGGACCTTATCGTTCTGGACCTGATGCTTCCGCAACGCAATGGGCGCGAGGTGGCCTCGCTGCTTCGCGCGGATTCCGCGACGAGGCACATTCCGATCATCATGCTAACGGCGCTGACGGCGGAGCATGACATCGTGACCGGGCTTCAAATCGGCGCTGACGATTACGTGACGAAGCCGTTCAGCATGGAAGTGTTGATGGCGCGGGTGGCGGCGGTTCTGCGGCGGCGGGCGGGCGTGACCGAGAACGAGACGGTGTTGCGCGCCGGCGCGGTGACGCTGGATCGGGCTCGTCATGTCGTCGAAGTCGAGGGTCAGCCGATCGCGGTGACGCTAACCGAGTTTCGCCTGCTCGAGGCGCTGATCGCGGCGCGGGCGCGGGTCTTGTCGCGCGATCAACTCATGGCCAAGGTCATGGGCCCGGACATCGCGGTTACGGATCGGACGATCGACGTTCACATCACGTCATTGCGTCGTAAACTCGGTTCCTGCCGCGATCTGGTGGAAACGGTGCGGGGCGTCGGCTATCGGTTCGCCGACGTCTGGCAAGGCGAGCCGGTTGAATGTTGA
- a CDS encoding DUF47 family protein → MFSIIPRDTVFFDMFEQSADFVARAAVIYCELMADFPRRDDHIKRIRQAEHDNDEIVHKALARMDTVFITPFDREDIHILLKNMDDVIDEIDAAAKRLAIYKIDAPDKWLTKQSQLLVKSTALLRDAVNRLRDLKRPNGLQQKLVEIHLIENEGDENNHAAVAELFENASDPLRVIKMKEIYDFTERAIDSCEDTADIIEAIVLKNT, encoded by the coding sequence GTGTTCTCGATCATTCCTCGCGATACGGTTTTCTTCGACATGTTTGAGCAGTCAGCCGATTTTGTCGCACGAGCAGCCGTGATTTATTGCGAGTTGATGGCGGATTTTCCCCGGCGCGACGATCACATCAAGCGCATCCGCCAAGCCGAGCATGACAACGATGAAATCGTGCACAAGGCGCTGGCCAGGATGGACACGGTGTTCATCACGCCGTTCGATCGCGAAGACATCCACATACTGCTGAAAAACATGGACGACGTGATCGACGAAATCGACGCAGCGGCCAAACGGCTTGCCATCTACAAGATTGATGCGCCGGACAAATGGCTCACCAAGCAGTCACAGCTTCTGGTCAAGTCAACCGCGCTCCTTCGGGATGCCGTCAATCGGCTGCGCGACCTGAAGCGGCCCAACGGCCTGCAACAGAAGCTCGTTGAGATTCATCTGATTGAGAACGAGGGCGACGAAAACAACCATGCCGCCGTCGCGGAGCTTTTTGAGAACGCCAGCGATCCGCTTCGCGTCATCAAGATGAAAGAAATCTACGATTTCACCGAGCGTGCGATCGACAGTTGCGAAGACACCGCGGACATCATCGAAGCCATTGTTCTGAAGAACACGTGA
- a CDS encoding inorganic phosphate transporter, whose amino-acid sequence MVTYVIIIVLIALLFDFSNGFNDAANSVATIVATRVLSPRAAVLWAAFFNFIAAFGFETHVAATIGKGLVAPSIINPDMILATLIAAISWTVICTQKGLPISVSHALIGSLAGAAICRGGLDALQWGVIGKTAIFIVLSPIIGLVIAWILMIINLWIVRYRNPHRVDRAFRLLQLVSAAIYSLSHGLNDAQKTMGIIMAVMIAEPALAQYATHSGDPASGEPAFWIILSCHLAIAMGTYLGGWKVVKTLGHRVTKLQPIGGFCAETGGGATILALSQFGIPVSTTHTITGAIFGVGLTHRVSAIRWSVGSEIVTAWVLTLPCSALISSVVYFIVAKVAGLFG is encoded by the coding sequence ATGGTGACCTACGTCATCATCATCGTCCTCATCGCCCTGCTGTTCGACTTCAGCAACGGCTTCAACGACGCGGCCAATTCCGTCGCGACCATTGTCGCGACGCGCGTTCTTTCTCCCCGCGCGGCGGTCCTGTGGGCCGCTTTTTTTAATTTTATCGCCGCCTTCGGATTCGAGACTCACGTCGCCGCGACCATCGGCAAGGGACTCGTCGCGCCGTCCATCATCAATCCCGACATGATCCTCGCGACGCTCATTGCCGCCATCTCCTGGACGGTTATCTGTACACAAAAGGGATTGCCCATCAGCGTCTCACATGCCCTCATCGGCTCGCTGGCAGGCGCTGCCATCTGCCGCGGCGGTCTTGACGCGCTCCAGTGGGGAGTCATCGGCAAAACCGCGATCTTCATCGTTCTGTCGCCCATCATCGGCTTGGTCATCGCATGGATCCTCATGATCATCAACCTGTGGATCGTGCGCTATCGAAATCCACACCGCGTCGATCGTGCTTTCCGACTCCTTCAGCTTGTCTCCGCCGCCATCTACAGCCTCTCGCACGGCCTGAACGACGCACAGAAAACCATGGGCATCATCATGGCCGTGATGATCGCCGAGCCGGCCCTCGCCCAGTATGCCACGCACTCCGGGGACCCGGCTTCTGGTGAGCCGGCTTTTTGGATCATTCTTTCCTGCCATCTTGCCATCGCGATGGGAACCTATCTGGGCGGATGGAAAGTCGTGAAAACACTCGGCCACCGCGTCACGAAGCTTCAGCCCATCGGCGGTTTCTGCGCAGAGACCGGCGGCGGCGCGACCATCCTCGCCCTCTCGCAGTTTGGAATCCCAGTCAGCACGACGCACACCATCACCGGCGCCATCTTCGGCGTCGGCCTGACGCATCGCGTCTCGGCCATTCGCTGGAGCGTCGGATCGGAGATCGTGACTGCGTGGGTCTTGACGCTGCCCTGTTCTGCCTTAATTTCTTCAGTAGTCTACTTTATAGTTGCAAAGGTTGCGGGCTTGTTCGGCTGA
- a CDS encoding glycosyltransferase gives MESANPERPVSGNAVRIAVLVPCYNEAATIGKVVSDFRRELPEATVYVFDNNSTDGTGELARNAGAVVVQEKRQGKGFVVAAMLEKVDADCYVMVDGDDTYPAERVRDVLAPVLNGQADMVVGRREAVNEAAAYRRFHVFGNWLVRTMINMIFRARLTDILSGYRAFTREVARSLPIMAYGFDIETEMTVQCLYRKWVLREVPIAYRERPEGSVSKLSTFRDGFRVIFRILSLFRSYKPLTFFGGMGLALMALSMACGAWVLFGEAGADSTRRTLFIVATFTLLAMSLIAASIGVIVQLINFRFLELDSVLRRSRGGR, from the coding sequence ATGGAGTCAGCCAATCCAGAAAGGCCCGTGAGCGGCAACGCAGTGCGAATCGCCGTTCTGGTGCCGTGTTACAACGAAGCCGCGACGATTGGGAAGGTCGTGTCGGACTTCCGTCGCGAGCTGCCCGAGGCGACCGTTTATGTGTTTGACAACAACAGCACGGACGGCACGGGCGAGCTGGCGCGGAACGCGGGCGCGGTGGTGGTGCAAGAGAAACGACAGGGCAAGGGTTTCGTCGTAGCGGCCATGCTGGAAAAAGTAGACGCGGACTGCTACGTCATGGTCGATGGCGATGACACGTATCCGGCGGAGCGCGTTCGCGACGTGCTCGCGCCGGTGCTGAACGGTCAGGCCGACATGGTCGTCGGCCGGCGCGAGGCGGTGAACGAGGCGGCTGCGTATCGGCGGTTTCATGTTTTCGGTAACTGGCTTGTGCGAACGATGATCAACATGATCTTTCGTGCCAGGCTGACGGACATCTTGAGCGGGTATCGGGCCTTCACGCGTGAGGTGGCGCGGAGCCTGCCGATCATGGCGTATGGTTTTGACATTGAGACGGAAATGACGGTGCAGTGCCTGTATCGCAAGTGGGTCTTGCGCGAAGTGCCGATAGCGTATCGCGAAAGGCCGGAAGGGAGCGTGTCGAAGCTTAGCACGTTCCGCGACGGGTTTCGCGTAATCTTTCGCATTTTGAGTTTGTTTCGCTCTTACAAACCGCTGACGTTTTTCGGTGGAATGGGTCTTGCGCTGATGGCGTTGAGCATGGCATGCGGCGCGTGGGTGTTGTTTGGGGAGGCCGGCGCCGATTCGACGCGACGGACGCTGTTCATCGTGGCGACGTTCACGCTGCTGGCCATGAGCCTGATCGCCGCGAGCATCGGCGTGATCGTGCAGTTAATCAACTTTCGATTTTTGGAATTGGATTCGGTATTGCGGCGGAGCCGTGGCGGGCGCTGA
- a CDS encoding peptidyl-prolyl cis-trans isomerase, whose amino-acid sequence MKFAGSWIVLLFLVALTSCTDRAGNRVATDDWFHGRSAHSTPDDIDATNPDATSSHTAAPGHSSLHDLPADATPAQQRKADRALAAEFANAAPAPPPGAVLPDVLVVDDERISVTDILEPIEHRLEELARSLPASNYFDEAAKLVRAQIVEHVAQHLIWRRAKTHLTEEMEPQVDKAVGKMEKDRINREFGGRETLYEKYLAKHGKSRDDVRKRLRKIVLIDSYLRDRLLPQINSPRKQELMAYFNQHRADFSRPERREMFLIDVPVNAFLDTRRWPTRQEQQEAEAKARIEIEAAQAALQRGEPFEDVARKYSRGLHTESGGNWGLITKPAGNESALQGHWEVPSRRLFELQPGETSEIIHAANSFFIVRVGHIDPAEEMTFQQAQPKIVDTLRQERFIRLRTEFLQAELEKATIGSLEDFVTRVMRGIPKPAR is encoded by the coding sequence ATGAAATTCGCCGGTTCCTGGATTGTCTTGCTGTTCCTCGTGGCGCTGACAAGCTGCACCGACCGCGCCGGAAACCGCGTCGCTACGGACGACTGGTTTCACGGTCGGTCCGCGCATTCCACCCCGGACGATATCGACGCGACGAATCCCGATGCGACCTCATCGCATACAGCGGCTCCTGGACATTCTTCGCTCCACGATCTACCGGCGGATGCCACGCCCGCTCAACAAAGAAAAGCCGACCGCGCCTTGGCCGCCGAGTTTGCCAACGCCGCTCCCGCACCACCACCCGGCGCTGTGCTGCCCGATGTTCTCGTCGTCGATGACGAGCGAATCAGCGTCACCGACATCCTCGAGCCGATCGAGCACCGCCTGGAGGAATTGGCGCGCTCCCTCCCGGCGTCGAACTATTTTGACGAAGCGGCCAAGCTCGTGCGTGCGCAAATCGTCGAACACGTCGCACAGCACCTGATCTGGCGGCGAGCCAAGACGCATCTCACCGAGGAAATGGAACCCCAAGTCGACAAAGCAGTGGGCAAGATGGAGAAGGACCGCATCAATCGCGAGTTCGGCGGCCGTGAGACGCTTTACGAAAAGTACCTCGCCAAACACGGCAAATCCCGCGACGACGTCAGGAAGCGCCTGCGAAAAATCGTGTTGATCGACAGCTACCTGCGCGATCGCCTCCTGCCGCAGATCAACTCACCGCGCAAGCAGGAACTGATGGCGTACTTCAACCAGCATCGAGCGGACTTCTCGCGCCCCGAGCGACGCGAAATGTTCCTGATCGACGTCCCGGTCAACGCTTTTCTCGATACGCGACGCTGGCCGACGCGCCAGGAACAGCAAGAGGCCGAAGCCAAAGCTCGCATCGAGATCGAAGCCGCCCAGGCGGCCTTGCAGCGCGGCGAACCGTTTGAAGACGTAGCCCGTAAATATTCACGTGGTCTGCACACCGAATCCGGCGGCAACTGGGGCCTGATCACGAAACCGGCCGGCAACGAATCCGCTCTCCAAGGGCATTGGGAAGTGCCGTCACGCCGGCTGTTCGAATTGCAGCCCGGGGAGACGAGCGAAATCATTCACGCGGCCAATAGCTTTTTCATCGTTCGCGTCGGGCACATTGATCCCGCCGAAGAAATGACGTTCCAGCAGGCACAGCCGAAGATCGTGGACACCCTTCGGCAGGAGCGATTCATTCGCCTGCGCACCGAGTTTCTCCAGGCGGAACTGGAAAAAGCCACCATCGGCTCGCTGGAGGACTTCGTCACGCGTGTCATGCGGGGGATTCCCAAGCCGGCCCGCTGA